The window GACCAAAAGCTGAGTTACGGTGTCTTGATGCACCAGAAAGTTGAACGGTCTGTCACGCCTAAATTCTTATTTCTTTATCTCTTAAATTTGAAAACAGGTGATGTAAACATACGAGAAAGTTGAGTTAATCAGAACATCTAATGGATACACCCCATATAATCAGTATGTCAGTACTTTTTATTGGGGCGAAAGGGTAGGTGAGTGAGCCACTGTTTAAACTTGGGAAGCGGCTAGACAGATTGACTCTTTATCTCCCGATACTCTCCCCCAGCCTGGGTAACTTCTTCCAAGACTTTCTCTATAGCTTGAGGGAGAGCTTTGTTCACTTCTTGCGACAATTGCATGGACATTGTTTGCAAATCCGACGGCTGGATACCAATGACAATAGTGTCTGGGCTGTTGCCAATAAGCTGGCAATAGATCAGCGTATCCACAAGATCGGTTTGGTGCAGGGAATTTTTAAAGGACAGGCTGTTACGCAAGTCATCTCCGGTCAGGCGATAAACACTGCCAGGCTCTTGATCTCCCATTACAGCGTCTACAATAATCAATTTATCGCTCTGAGTAATATAATCCATAAGGCGCATCCCTAAAGTGCCTCCATCCAGCAAGCTTACGTTACTGGAAAATTCATATCTCTCCTGCAACTGCTCCACCACGCGTACCCCAATACCTTCGTCAGTATACAGGATATTACCCACCCCCAAAATCAAAATCTGCGGTTTATCGGCAACCATCTCTCCCCCTCCTGATAATCTATATTCAAGATACTATGTTT is drawn from Desulfovulcanus ferrireducens and contains these coding sequences:
- a CDS encoding HyaD/HybD family hydrogenase maturation endopeptidase — encoded protein: MVADKPQILILGVGNILYTDEGIGVRVVEQLQERYEFSSNVSLLDGGTLGMRLMDYITQSDKLIIVDAVMGDQEPGSVYRLTGDDLRNSLSFKNSLHQTDLVDTLIYCQLIGNSPDTIVIGIQPSDLQTMSMQLSQEVNKALPQAIEKVLEEVTQAGGEYREIKSQSV